Proteins from a genomic interval of Lolium perenne isolate Kyuss_39 chromosome 1, Kyuss_2.0, whole genome shotgun sequence:
- the LOC127292573 gene encoding uncharacterized protein gives MIAGSGSGSHDGRSTDGCSSCLPFCFWGSRVPAQTERRRRRRCRLRLRLKLSESWFSWPWLRKRRGGTNSEAAGKNKGKSRRKLLLLLLRSLQAKKELASVSSGSSFLAKVSSFGGAKKRNRSKPRQTVDDDAAPTTSCAEETAPSQVVTTSQRFPRSADGIWRAPSSRFHSLQLNRGGVGPCPGGMWTAATTLGVIVFLGRITAMFFLCSCMYGARWWFEVARTETKGGTPGGGSSRRLGHRVALDYLCADEHKKKIAMYGLLDTAGSKRPSSRFCIY, from the exons ATGATCGCTGGCAGTGGCAGTGGCAGCCACGACGGCCGGAGCACTGATGGATGCTCGTCGTGTCTGCCGTTCTGCTTCTGGGGCTCCAGGGTACCGGCGCAGACAGAGCGCCGGAGGCGTCGGCGTTGCAGGCTCAGGCTCAGGCTCAAGCTCAGCGAGTCCTGGTTCTCGTGGCCGTGGCTCCGGAAGAGACGCGGCGGCACGAATTCGGAGGCGGCCGGCAAGAACAAGGGGAAGAGCAGGAGGAagctgctgcttctgcttctccGGTCGCTGCAGGCCAAGAAGGAGCTCGCGTCCGTCTCGTCGGGGAGCAGCTTCTTAGCGAAG GTCAGCAGCTTCGGTGGCGCCAAGAAGCGAAACCGGAGCAAGCCACGGCAAACGGTCGATGATGACGCCGCACCTACCACAAGCTGCGCTGAAGAGACGGCGCCTTCGCAGGTGGTAACGACCAGCCAGCGGTTCCCGAGGTCGGCCGACGGCATTTGGCGAGCCCCATCGTCTAGGTTCCACTCGCTCCAGCTCAACCGTGGCGGCGTGGGGCCTTGCCCCGGCGGCATGTGGACGGCGGCGACGACACTGGGCGTGATCGTGTTCCTAGGCCGCATCACCGCGATGTTCTTCTTGTGCTCGTGCATGTACGGTGCGCGGTGGTGGTTCGAGGTGGCGCGGACCGAAACCAAGGGCGGCACTCCCGGTGGCGGTAGCAGCCGGAGGCTTGGTCACCGGGTGGCGCTGGACTACTTGTGCGCAGACGAGCACAAGAAGAAGATAGCCATGTATGGGTTGTTGGACACAGCCGGCAGCAAGAGACCGTCCTCACGCTTTTGTATATACTAG
- the LOC127301150 gene encoding endoribonuclease Dicer homolog 3b produces the protein MVAVMLAREHVRRVRAGEAPRRIVLFLAPTVHLVHQQFEVIREYTDLDATECYGASGVAEWTAEQWKEQVGSKEIAVMTPQILLDALRHAFVTMSAVSLLIFDECHRACGNHPYTRVMKEFYIGSQWRPAVFGMTASPVATKGTSTIQDCEAHIAQLELTLDAKVYIIQDRSELESFSPPATIVNKFYDAYLIDFEDLKSKLQTLYEEFDALLLSLEESSPNRFEDTNNILETSRKTLSRYHGKIFYSLNYLGPIITAEVVKIYNESIKTLGDSEDCLYSKASFNLHESYFKEALYLIEEVLPQGYEELMKSESGSAHLSKRGYISSKVDALINIFKSFGSSNEVICLIFVDRIMTAKAVERFMRGIVNFSSFSISYLTGGSTSKDSLSPAVQRFTLDLFRAGKVNLLFTTDVTEEGIDVPNCSCVIRFDLPRTVCSYVQSRGRARRSNSNYVLMIERGNMEQQERIFRIIQTEYYIKHFALYRSPNVSSSNSPMQEKYTYHVDSTGATITAECCVNLIRKYCEKLPKDRYYMPKPSFEVSGEDGSYQCTLTLPPNAAFPRIVGPLCSTCNLAKQLVSLEACKKLHQLGELNDHLVVPIIEEPMDNDIALTYGKFISGPGTTKRKELHGTTNVLALSGSWVHESENVMLNTYRFHFVCDQEGENYAGFVLLMESALDDDVASSKMDLFLIPNKMVYTTVTPCGKVQLNRKQLREGKLFQEFFFNGIFGRLFHGSRTSGVQREFLFRKGHEIQWSSESMYLLLPLRHSPPIQQDLSIHWEAVESCTQAVEQLRNLYMEDGNLHAHFIQDRSIKGEDIIHLANKSLHFSTIKDSVVLSLHTGRIYNVLDLIYDRTAEDSFEEMYNGKASPFSSFVEYYHEKYGIIIQHPNQPLLLLKQSHNPHNLLFSKLKYIDDSTGDPLLMEKEQIHARVPPELLIHIDVTIEILKSFYLLPSVMHRLQSLMLASQLRRDIGYTQHIPTHLILEAITTLRCCETFSLERLELLGDSVLKYVIGCDLFLRYPMKHEGHLSDMRSMAVCNATLHKHGIWRSLQGYVRDSAFDPRRWVAPGQISLRPFPCNCGIETAFVPTNGRYITNDPSFVVGKPCDRAHRWMCSKTISDCVEALVGAYYVGGGIVAALWVMRWFGIEIKCDRKLVQEVKLNASYICYLPKIRDIEELEAKLKYTFSVKGLLLEAITHPSLQESGVDYCYQRLEFLGDSVLDLLITRYLYVTHTDVDPGELTDLRSALVSNENFAQVVVRNNVHSHLKHGSGILLEQITEYVRSNSECQGKDNEFLQHATSKVPKVLGDIMESIAGAIFVDSDFNVDLVWKIVEPLLSPMITPDNLALPPYRELLELCSHLGYFINSKCSSKGEEVIIDMSVQLRDELLIAQGHDRNKKSAKAKAAARILADLKKRGLSIKQCLSKAKQLDVIYSNLQSHLTSLESPLDYSDMNDYSSLGGLSSLKEAVVLTLKMDKGGPRSALFKLCKRLQWPMPEFEFVEQRFRTPIVLDGVTTTNFNSFVSTITLHVPDVTAITLEGERRTDKKASQDSASLIMLHKLQELKVCICKT, from the exons ATGGTCGCCGTCATGCTCGCGCGAGAGCACGTCCGCCGCGTGCGGGCCGGGGAGGCGCCCCGCCGCATCGTGCTGTTCCTCGCGCCCACCGTGCACCTCGTACACCAG CAATTCGAGGTGATTCGGGAGTACACGGACCTCGACGCCACCGAGTGCTACGGAGCGTCCGGGGTCGCCGAGTGGACCGCCGAGCAGTGGAAGGAGCAAGTCGGGAGCAAGGAG ATTGCTGTTATGACGCCACAGATACTCTTGGATGCTCTCAGGCATGCCTTTGTAACAATGAGCGCGGTGAGCTTGCTAATATTTGATGAATGCCATCGTGCCTGCGGAAACCACCCATATACACGAGTAATGAAG GAATTTTACATTGGCTCTCAGTGGAGGCCTGCTGTATTCGGAATGACAGCATCTCCTGTTGCTACCAAAG GCACTTCCACAATACAAGATTGTGAAGCACAcattgctcaacttgaacttacaTTGGATGCCAAG GTATACATCATACAAGATCGGAGTGAACTTGAGAGCTTTTCCCCTCCTGCAACAATTGTGAATAAATTCTATGATGCTTACTTGATTGATTTTGAAGATCTGAAATCAAAGCTACAGACATTGTATGAAGAG TTTGATGCTTTGTTGCTCAGTCTGGAAGAATCGTCGCCAAATAGGTTTGAAGACACCAACAACATATTAGAGACATCAAGAAAGACTTTGTCCAGATACCATGGGAAGATATTTTACAGCCTAAATTATCTAGGCCCAATCATAACCGCCGAG GTAGTGAAGATATAtaatgaaagcatcaagacactTGGTGATTCTGAAGATTGCCTCTACTCTAAAGCTAGCTTCAACCTACACGAGTCTTATTTTAAGGAAGCCTTATATTTGATAGAGGAAGTTCTGCCACAAG GTTATGAAGAACTAATGAAATCAGAATCTGGTTCTGCGCATTTAAGTAAAAGGGGATATATTTCTTCAAAAGTGGATGCACTAATCAACATTTTTAAATCATTTGG GTCATCAAACGAGGTGATTTGCCTAATTTTTGTAGATAGAATTATGACAGCTAAAGCTGTTGAGAGGTTCATGAGAGGAATTGTTAATTTCTCTAGTTTTTCAATTTCTTACTTGACTGGAGGGAGTACGTCAAAAGATTCTCTGAGCCCAGCAGTGCAGAGATTTACTCTGGATTTGTTTCGAGCTGGAAAG GTAAACCTGCTTTTCACTACAGATGTGACAGAAGAGGGTATTGATGTACCGAACTGTTCTTGTGTCATACGCTTCGACCTGCCCAGAACTGTTTGTAGCTACGTCCAATCTCGTGGTCGTGCCAGAAGGAGCAACTCAAATTATGTTCTTATGATTGAGAG GGGAAATATGGAGCAGCAGGAACGCATATTCCGTATAATACAGACTGAGTACTATATTAAACATTTTGCTCTTTACAGAAGCCCCAATGTTTCATCCTCTAATTCTCCTATGCAAGAGAAGTACACATACCATGTTGATTCAACAGGAGCAACTATAACTGCAGAGTGTTGTGTCAATCTAATTCGTAAATACTGTGAGAAACTTCCTAAAGATAG ATATTACATGCCAAAGCCTTCCTTTGAAGTGTCcggcgaagatggatcatatcaaTGTACCTTGACTCTACCTCCAAACGCGGCATTTCCAAGGATAGTTGGCCCCTTATGCAGTACATGTAATTTAGCCAAGCAGCTTGTATCCCTAGAGGCATGCAAGAAACTGCATCAGCTGGGAGAACTTAATGATCATCTTGTTGTACCCATAATTGAAGAACCTATGGATAATGATATTGCTTTGACCTATGGGAAATTCATTTCAGGACCAG GAACAACTAAAAGAAAGGAGCTCCATGGAACAACAAATGTTCTTGCTCTGTCGGGATCGTGGGTTCATGAAAGTGAAAATGTCATGCTGAATACTTATAGATTTCATTTTGTTTGTGACCAAGAAGGTGAAAACTATGCTGGGTTTGTTTTGTTAATGGAGTCGGCACTTGATGATGATGTAGCTTCTTCAAAAATGGATCTCTTCCTGATCCCTAATAAAATGGTATATACCACGGTAACACCTTGTGGAAAAGTTCAACTGAACAGAAAGCAG CTACGTGAAGGGAAGTTGTTCCAAGAATTCTTTTTCAATGGAATATTCGGCAGACTATTCCATGGTTCTCGGACAAGTGGAGTGCAAAGGGAATTTCTTTTCAGAAAAGGACATGAAATACAATGGAGCTCAGAGAGCATGTACTTGCTTTTACCTTTGAGGCATTCACCACCTATCCAACAAGATCTAAGCATACACTGGGAGGCAGTTGAATCCTGCACCCAGGCAGTGGAGCAGTTGAGAAATTTGTATATGGAAGATGGAAATCTTCACGCACATTTTATTCAAGACAGAAGTATCAAGGGAGAAGACATTATTCATCTGGCCAACAAATCTCTTCATTTTTCCACCATAAAAGATTCAGTTGTGCTATCGCTTCATACTGGGAGGATATACAATGTTCTTGACTTGATCTATGACAGAACTGCCGAGGACTCATTTGAGGAGATGTATAATGGGAAAGCTTCACCATTTTCTTCATTCGTGGAATACTACCATGAAAA GTACGGTATTATTATTCAACATCCAAATCAACCATTGTTGCTGCTAAAGCAAAGCCACAATCCACACAATCTTCttttttcaaaattaaaatacATAG ATGATTCTACGGGCGATCCTTTGCTCATGGAAAAAGAGCAAATACACGCCCGAGTCCCACCTGAACTATTAATCCACATTGACGTGACAATTGAAATTCTCAAATCGTTTTATTTACTGCCTTCTGTAATGCATCGACTTCAGTCTCTCATGCTAGCCAGCCAGCTTCGCAGAGATATTGGTTATACTCAACACATACCAACTCACCTG ATTTTGGAAGCTATCACAACTTTAAGGTGCTGTGAGACATTTTCCCTGGAGCGTTTAGAACTATTGGGAGACTCGGTACTGAAGTATGTGATAGGATGTGACCTTTTTTTAAGGTATCCAATGAAACATGAAGGTCATCTTTCTGATATGAGATCCATGGCCGTCTGCAATGCTACACTTCATAAACATGGAATATGGCGATCCTTGCAG GGTTATGTACGGGATAGTGCATTTGACCCACGGCGCTGGGTTGCTCCTGGACAGATATCATTGCGCCCTTTTCCTTGTAACTGCGGGATTGAGACTGCATTTGTTCCAACTAATGGAAGATATATCACAAACGACCCATCTTTTGTCGTGGGAAAACCATGTGATAGAGCTCACAGATGGATGTGCTCGAAAACGATATCTGATTGTGTTGAAGCCCTTGTTGGAGCATATTATGTTGGTGGTGGCATTGTTGCTGCACTTTGGGTTATGAGGTGGTTTGGTATTGAAATCAAATGTGATAGAAAGTTGGTACAAGAAGTAAAGCTTAATGCATCTTATATATGCTACTTACCTAAAATAAGGGATATTGAGGAGTTGGAAGCAAAACTGAAGTACACCTTCTCTGTCAAAGGCCTTCTACTGGAAGCCATAACTCATCCATCTCTGCAGGAATCAGGGGTTGACTACTGTTACCAG CGTTTGGAATTTCTGGGTGATTCTGTTTTGGATCTACTAATTACACGGTATCTCTATGTTACCCACACTGATGTTGATCCTGGTGAATTAACTGACTTACGTTCCGCTTTGGTTAGTAATGAAAATTTTGCGCAAGTTGTTGTAAGAAACAATGTTCACAGCCATCTGAAGCATGGGTCTGGAATACTTTTAGAGCAAATTACAGAATATGTTAGGTCCAATTCAGAGTGCCAAGGGAAGGATAATGAATTCCTTCAACATGCTACATCTAAAGTACCTAAG GTACTTGGAGACATTATGGAAAGCATTGCCGGTGCAATATTTGTAGACTCAGATTTTAATGTTGATTTGGTTTGGAAGATTGTTGAACCGTTGCTTTCTCCAATGATTACACCTGATAATCTTGCATTGCCACCTTATCGGGAGCTGCTAGAGTTATGTAGTCACCTTGGTTATTTCATAAATTCAAAATGCAGTAGTAAAGGAGAAGAGGTAATTATAGATATGTCAGTGCAATTACGAGATGAACTGCTGATAGCCCAAGGACATGACAGAAATAAGAAGAGTGCAAAGGCAAAAGCGGCAGCTCGTATTCTGGCAGATCTAAAG AAACGGGGTCTTTCAATCAAACAATGTTTATCCAAGGCTAAGCAGCTGGACGTTATATATTCGAACCTGCAGTCTCACTTGACAAGT TTAGAATCACCACTTGATTATTCTGATATGAATGACTATTCTAGCCTGGGAGGTCTGTCCTCACTGAAAGAAGCAG TTGTTCTTACGCTCAAAATGGATAAAGGTGGACCAAGAAGTGCTCTTTTTAAGCTATGCAAGAGGTTGCAGTGGCCAATGCCAGAATTCGAATTTGTGGAACAACGGTTTAG GACTCCTATTGTTCTGGACGGGGTAACCACAACGAACTTCAATAGCTTCGTTTCAACCATCACCTTGCATGTACCTGATGTAACAGCCATTACACTTGAAGGCGAGCGGCGTACTGACAAAAAGGCTTCTCAGGATTCAGCATCGTTGATAATGCTACACAAGCTTCAAGAGCTCAAGGTCTGTATATGTAAGACTTAG
- the LOC127301138 gene encoding uncharacterized protein — translation MSRPHLPANPRANGLFDGAGRRLCEIEEAAAAVAAAEQSWSGSPSQSQSTSPSSASSLPMSSCGQYMLHRVGKFDTLAGVAIKYGVEVADIKRLNSLSTDLQMFGHKTLRIPLPGRHPPSPFQHNGSYDGDDREYTPRRLHEDLLDSVLRTPRHKVSPAMSLLQGYYGLTPPPKRDPTHEGTEMSIYGKGKSVSLVDEPWSAETPNPNKFLFEHRNARSPTIGSVVNGESEENGDSERPVRRNQKADGELLLREENGSALLSRAGKGLALRPKAGSRADMNKSHQNLIAMMEPSFDDGLQTVKKSSSTPEFQEPESKNSSSSIWSASKWSLKPDGFTLPLFDSIPKPISAWKNKAARD, via the exons ATGAGCCGCCCCCATTTGCCCGCAAACCCGCGCGCAAATGGCCTCTTCGACGGCGCGGGCCGCCGCCTCTGCGAGatcgaggaggcggcggccgccGTAGCCGCCGCCGAGCAGTCCTGGTCGGGGTCGCCGTCGCAGTCGCAGTCCACCTCCCCGTCCTCCGCCTCGTCGCTGCCCATGTCCTCCTGCGGCCAGTACATGCTGCACCGGGTCGGCAAGTTCGACACCCTCGCCGGCGTTGCCATCAAGTATGGCGTCGAG GTAGCCGACATCAAGAGGCTGAATAGCCTCTCCACTGACCTCCAGATGTTCGGGCACAAGACGCTGCGGATTCCGCTCCCTGGAAGGCATCCTCCTTCTCCTTTCCAGCACAACGGTTCATACGACGGCGATGACAG GGAATATACTCCACGGCGCCTTCATGAAGATCTACTGGATTCAGTTTTGAGAACACCAAGACACAAAGTTTCACCAGCCATGAGCCTTTTGCAGGGGTACTATGGTCTCACTCCACCTCCAAAGAGGGATCCAACACACGAAGGAACTGAGATGTCGATATATGGAAAAGGCAAATCAGTTTCCTTGGTTGACGAGCCGTGGTCTGCAGAGACACCAAATCCTAACAAGTTCCTCTTCGAGCATAGGAATGCCAGAAGCCCAACAATAGGTTCTGTTGTGAATGGCGAGTCCGAGGAGAATGGAGACAGCGAAAGGCCAGTAAGGCGGAACCAGAAAGCTGACGGTGAGTTGTTACTTAGGGAGGAAAATGGCAGCGCTTTATTGTCAAGGGCTGGGAAAGGGCTCGCGTTGAGGCCAAAGGCAGGCAGTCGAGCAGACATGAACAAGAGCCATCAGAATCTTATTGCTATGATGGAGCCTTCATTCGACGACGGGCTTCAAACGGTGAAGAAATCGTCGAGCACTCCCGAGTTCCAAGAGCCAGAGAGCAAGAACAGCAGCTCCTCCATATGGTCAGCGAGCAAGTGGAGCCTAAAACCAGACGGTTTCACCCTCCCTCTTTTTGACAGCATCCCGAAGCCAATCTCTGCTTGGAAAAACAAGGCGGCCCGAGATTAG
- the LOC127301125 gene encoding protein EXECUTER 1, chloroplastic: protein MASVHTAPRAPLPATAPSSSSPQLDPNPSRFLAARRLRVRRLAGAAPTRRAPDAFRCGARSPGADSGGERRRGWDALFHGAFQGAVRRWSEYVGSRWPSTPASKEAAPGKRAESSLQQEEKVEEDGEGREVEDGEGKWSWERWKQHFALIEESEGLVDELQLQLRTAVYREDYRSAHKLKLAIIATSRNDTVGRAISDLHRAIEEERYMDAAHIRDHAGAGLLGWWSGISGSLSDPYGLIIRISAEHGRYVAKSYDIRQLGSDGHGFPIFEIYFAEANGGYNLQAVHLKPDASDSDQLPNMLSGKIDINSMNISSSSLGAKHEEHDEGINMDDQSSDDSDVAAGPAGLKNLSNDSPPVPRIKILKVAPMENINQDYIIKIFDQMSEEDDENDDAEIENESSQDIGDEDNNEEAEIVSAEENNNESGEESDIEALLSIGIEIENGKEFASQSSPKTFERMPAKLDKRDRFSFSFYTEQSSKKPDAERAQQIPKKRVGFRTIEQDGDLKFDRVKLAGGNRKLPILQLGLKQHNNNVQPKLYGVTHFSRIQMPISSDPLSGLYETASGFDSEVLSLQRKFGQWQEDDSPEEHVDLKFYEYVEAVKLTGDNLVPAGQVVFRAKVGKHYLLPHKGIIPRELGVVARYKGQRRIADAGFQNPRWVDGELLILDGKFIRDGPVIAFFYWTSNLHLFEFFRRLSLPD, encoded by the exons ATGGCGTCCGTCCACACCGCGCCTCGCGCGCCGCTACCCGCCACGGCCCCCTCCTCGTCCTCGCCGCAGCTGGACCCGAACCCTAGCCGATTCCTCGCCGCGCGCCGCCTCCGCGTGCGCCGCCTGGCGGGCGCCGCGCCGACGCGCCGCGCTCCCGACGCGTTCCGCTGCGGCGCGCGCAGCCCCGGCGCCGACTCCGGCGGCGAGCGCCGCCGGGGCTGGGACGCGCTCTTCCACGGCGCCTTCCAGGGAGCCGTGCGCCGGTGGAGCGAGTACGTCGGCAGCCGCTGGCCCTCGACGCCCGCCTCGAAGGAGGCCGCTCCGGGGAAGAGGGCGGAGAGCTCCCTCCAAcaggaggagaaggtggaggaagaCGGCGAGGGCAGGGAGGTGGAGGACGGAGAGGGGAAGTGGAGCTGGGAGAGGTGGAAGCAGCACTTTGCTCTTATTGAGGAGAGCGAGGGCCTCGTTGATGAACTGCAG CTACAACTCCGGACTGCTGTGTATAGAGAAGACTATAGGAGTGCTCACAAACTGAAGTTGGCTATTATTGCTACATCAAGAAATGATACTGTTGGCAGAGCAATATCTGACTTACAT AGGGCCATAGAAGAGGAGCGTTATATGGATGCAGCTCATATTAGAGACCATGCTGGTGCCGGACTG TTGGGATGGTGGTCTGGAATTTCCGGAAGTTTGTCTGATCCATATGGTCTTATAATTCGTATAAGCGCTGAACATGGACGTTACGTTGCAAAAAGTTACGATATCAG gcAGCTGGGTTCAGATGgtcatggtttccctatattcgaAATTTATTTTGCAGAGGCAAATGGAGGATACAACCTGCAG GCAGTGCATCTGAAACCAGATGCCAGTGATTCAGACCAGTTGCCAAATATGTTGAGTGGAAAGATAGACATCAACAGTATGAACATTTCTAGCAGTTCCTTAGGGGCTAAGCATGAGGAACACGACGAAGGCATAAATATGGACGATCAAAGTAGTGATGACAGTGACGTTGCTGCTGGGCCAGCTGGTTTGAAGAATTTGTCAAACGATTCACCTCCAGTTCCCAGGATCAAAATATTGAAAGTGGCACCTATGGAAAATATCAACCAAGACTATATAATTAAAATCTTCGACCAGATGTCAGAGGAAGATGATGAAAATGATGATGCTGAGATCGAAAACGAATCTTCACAAGATATTGGTGATGAAGATAACAATGAAGAAGCAGAAATAGTTTCAGCAGAAGAGAATAATAATGAGTCTGGCGAGGAAAGTGATATTGAAGCCCTACTATCAATAGGAATTGAAATTGAGAACGGCAAGGAATTTGCTTCTCAGTCATCACCTAAAACCTTTGAACGTATGCCTGCTAAATTAGACAAGAGAGACCGCTTTTCATTCTCCTTCTATACTGAACAGTCGAGTAAAAAGCCAGATGCAGAAAGGGCTCAGCAGATTCCGAAGAAGCGAGTTGGCTTCCGTACCATTGAACAGGATGGTGATCTAAAGTTTGATCGTGTAAAGTTGGCTGGGGGCAACAGGAAACTACCG ATATTGCAACTTGGTCTTAAGCAACACAATAACAATGTTCAGCCAAAACTATATGGAGTTACCCACTTCAGCCGTATTCAGATGCCTATCTCTTCCGATCCTCTTAGTG GCTTATATGAGACTGCATCTGGATTCGACTCAGAAGTCCTTAGTTTACAACGGAAATTCGGTCAATGGCAGGAGGATGATTCACCTGAGGAGCATGTGGATCTTAAATTTTACGAGTACGTCGAAGCTGTCAAATTGACTGGGGACAATCTTGTACCAGCGGGTCAG GTTGTCTTCCGTGCAAAAGTTGGCAAACACTATCTGCTCCCTCATAAGGGAATCATCCCTAGAGAACTCGGAGTG GTTGCTAGGTATAAGGGGCAAAGGAGAATTGCAGATGCTGGTTTCCAAAATCCTCGGTGGGTTGATGGCGAGCTTTTGATTCTAGATGGAAAG TTCATCAGAGATGGTCCTGTGATAGCTTTCTTTTACTGGACATCAAATCTCCATCTTTTTGAATTCTTTAGGCGGCTGAGTCTTCCTGACTAG